A single Triticum dicoccoides isolate Atlit2015 ecotype Zavitan chromosome 2A, WEW_v2.0, whole genome shotgun sequence DNA region contains:
- the LOC119354706 gene encoding probable LRR receptor-like serine/threonine-protein kinase RPK1, translating to MAFHRQRTLCFTTIATLFLLHHIAAASSSLVQEHDRWALLQLMNGLSSGCGDVPGYWSPDSGVQHCSWKEVRCDMRSRFVAISLPSQPSRRLAGVLSPAVAGLTDLKVLSLPSRGLRGEIPGELWRLQNLEVLNLAGNSLRGSLPAIFPKGLQSLDLSGNQLSGRIPPGLGDCSHLRRLRMSSNSLDGFIPPQIGRLAELRVLELSGNRLAGGVPPELRHCSYLVKMDLSRNLLHGQVPSSILKELKKLRFLSLAGNNFSGEIPSGLGQLRSLRLLNLSSNSLSGVVPIDLVALRDHTVLLLDSDLLPAKVSSPMPSPEMEEISQVTADSSGVGPPPHSAEVFTVIPQYKSTWVLTEANRGTPPDGSGNVGHLKTIEIVAIALVLVVIVALLVVATIYVFKRRIRTPRQPRRSGTGTGTRREREVKVFDGVDIGASLTYEAIVRATGNFNASNCIGFGGFGATYRAEVAPGVLVAVKRLSIGRQHGNKQFQAEVETLGRRHHPNLVTLMGYHISDQETFLIYNYLPGGNLERFIQERAKRQIGWRVLHKIALDIAHALAFMHDECSPRILHRDVKPSNILLDNDFNAYLSDFGLAKLLRNSQTHTTTSVAGTFGYVAPEYATTCRVSDKADVYSYGVLLLELISDKKVLDPSFSPYGNGFNIISWANKLIQSGRVCEFFVEGLWNKAPHDDLVEIMNLGLLCTVESLSSWPKMKHVVRRLRELRPPSY from the coding sequence ATGGCCTTCCATCGCCAGAGAACACTCTGCTTCACAACCATTGCCACCTTATTCCTCCTCCACCATATCGCCGCCGCTTCCTCCTCGCTAGTCCAAGAACATGATAGGTGGGCTCTCCTCCAACTCATGAACGGACTCTCCTCCGGCTGCGGCGACGTCCCTGGGTACTGGTCACCGGACTCAGGCGTTCAACACTGCTCCTGGAAGGAGGTGAGATGCGACATGCGGTCCCGGTTCGTCGCCATCTCCCTCCCTTCCCAACCCAGCCGGCGCCTCGCCGGGGTGTTGTCACCGGCGGTGGCCGGCCTCACCGACCTCAAAGTACTTTCTCTACCCTCCCGAGGGCTCCGCGGAGAGATACCTGGTGAGTTATGGAGGCTGCAGAACCTGGAGGTCCTCAACCTTGCGGGCAACTCCCTCCGCGGCTCCCTTCCGGCCATCTTCCCCAAGGGGCTGCAGAGTTTGGACCTTTCCGGCAACCAGCTCTCCGGGAGAATCCCTCCTGGTCTCGGGGACTGCTCGCACCTCCGGCGGCTCCGGATGTCTTCCAATTCTCTGGATGGTTTCATCCCTCCGCAGATTGGGAGGCTTGCCGAGTTGCGGGTCTTGGAATTGTCCGGGAACAGACTAGCCGGTGGCGTTCCGCCGGAGCTCCGGCATTGCAGTTACCTTGTCAAGATGGACCTCAGCAGAAATTTACTCCATGGGCAAGTGCCTTCCTCCATTCTCAAGGAGCTCAAGAAGTTGAGGTTTCTGTCATTAGCTGGGAACAATTTCAGTGGTGAGATACCATCCGGTCTGGGTCAGCTGAGATCGCTGAGGCTGCTAAATTTGTCCTCAAATTCTCTGTCAGGAGTGGTTCCCATTGATCTCGTGGCACTGAGAGATCACACAGTTCTACTCCTTGACAGTGATCTGCTCCCTGCGAAGGTTTCCTCTCCTATGCCATCACCTGAAATGGAAGAGATTTCTCAAGTGACAGCTGATAGTTCAGGGGTAGGTCCACCACCCCACTCTGCTGAAGTATTTACAGTCATCCCCCAGTACAAAAGCACCTGGGTACTTACCGAGGCAAACCGAGGCACACCGCCTGATGGCAGCGGCAATGTTGGTCATCTGAAGACCATAGAGATTGTTGCAATAGCTTTGGTGTTAGTCGTCATTGTTGCTCTTCTAGTTGTGGCCACCATATACGTTTTCAAAAGGAGAATACGGACCCCAAGGCAACCAAGACGCTCTGGCACTGGCACTGGCACTAGAAGGGAGAGGGAGGTGAAGGTTTTTGATGGCGTTGACATTGGAGCTTCCCTAACTTACGAGGCAATTGTCCGGGCCACTGGAAATTTTAATGCAAGCAACTGCATCGGCTTTGGCGGCTTTGGCGCGACATATAGAGCTGAGGTTGCACCTGGGGTTTTGGTGGCAGTAAAGAGGCTTTCTATTGGGAGGCAACACGGTAACAAGCAGTTCCAAGCAGAAGTTGAAACCCTTGGGCGGCGTCACCATCCTAATCTTGTCACTCTCATGGGGTACCATATCAGTGACCAAGAGACATTCCTGATATACAACTATTTGCCAGGTGGAAACTTGGAGAGGTTCATACAGGAGAGAGCTAAGAGGCAAATTGGTTGGAGAGTGCTCCACAAAATTGCTCTGGATATTGCTCATGCTCTTGCTTTCATGCATGATGAGTGCTCCCCCCGCATTCTGCACCGAGatgttaagccaagcaacatattgCTCGACAATGACTTCAATGCATATCTCTCCGATTTTGGATTAGCGAAACTTCTTCGCAACTCACAAACTCATACAACCACAAGTGTTGCTGGTACTTTCGGTTATGTCGCGCCGGAGTATGCAACGACATGCCGTGTGTCTGATAAAGCAGATGTTTATAGCTATGGGGTTCTGCTTCTTGAACTGATCTCGGATAAGAAAGTACTGGATCCATCGTTCTCTCCATATGGAAATGGTTTCAACATTATTAGCTGGGCTAATAAGCTAATCCAAAGCGGTAGAGTTTGCGAGTTCTTCGTTGAGGGCTTGTGGAATAAGGCCCCACATGATGACCTGGTTGAGATTATGAACCTGGGGCTCCTGTGCACTGTGGAGTCTCTTTCTTCTTGGCCCAAAATGAAGCATGTTGTTCGCCGTCTAAGAGAACTCCGTCCGCCTTCTTACTAG
- the LOC119354707 gene encoding 60S ribosomal protein L13a-1-like: MVSGSGVSARRVVVDARHHMLGRLASIVAKELLNGQRVVVVRCEEMCISGGLVRQKMKYLRFLRKRMNTKPSHGPIHFRAPSRIFWRTVRGMIPHKTPRGEAALARLKAFEGVPPPYDRTKRMVIPDALKVLRLQPGHRFCLLGELSKEVGWNYHETIKELEEKRKEKAKVSYDRRKQLAKLRFKAEKAAEEKLGSQLDILAPIKY; this comes from the exons ATGGTGTCTGGCTCCGGTGTGTCCGCGCGTCGCGTGGTGGTGGATGCGCGCCACCACATGCTGGGTCGCCTTGCGTCGATCGTGGCCAAGGAGCTGCTCAACGGGCAGCGCGTGGTGGTGGTCCGGTGCGAGGAGATGTGCATCTCCGGCGGGCTGGTCCGTCAGAAGATGAAGTACCTCCGCTTCCTCCGCAAGCGGATGAACACCAAGCCCTCGCACGGCCCCATCCACTTCCGCGCTCCCTCGCGCATTTTCTGGCGCACCGTGCGCGGCATGATCCCGCACAAGACGCCCCGCGGCGAGGCCGCACTCGCCAGGCTCAAGGCTTTCGAGGGCGTCCCGCCGCCTTACGATCGCACCAAGCGTATGGTCATTCCCGACGCGCTAAA GGTTCTGAGGCTGCAGCCGGGGCACAGGTTCTGTCTGCTCGGCGAGCTTTCCAAGGAGGTCGGATGGAACTACCATGAAACTATCAAG GAACtggaggagaagaggaaggagaaggcaaaggtGTCGTATGACAGGAGGAAGCAACTGGCCAAGCTGCGCTTCAAGGCTGAGAAGGCTGCCGAGGAGAAGCTGGGTTCTCAGTTGGATATCCTGGCACCAATCAAATACTAG
- the LOC119354708 gene encoding uncharacterized protein LOC119354708 isoform X2, whose product MYTESVHYVIKKRRTVGVLAVMLAIVRWRRRRRHYSLRMSRRKYGPLVDRDLERQKKLNDLYNSTDKNCISQLRTTGSLRSGFDDVNKQVMLSQSTLDGLSFYDKLKELFSGSSADGSFMQDPFSAAETDNDDKVKDDMMNDMSTFDEAKGPTGHDSDKLDTDSDDCEAVAALAATDSQVSSSNVAALKPNKKSFKKSAKPNTLPPPQNDKAKRSKPRSSQASQDDTNMDVLLTSTLIGIRETLASPVQTVAPKDPNAPLWDMLKKIPLPPDERMSVGMHLCKPEFAVHRGFLVSMGQEYLEHWVYTYLSDNYPAGKRVGDDLVGNLGNKDPASNLGDDPAVNSSPF is encoded by the exons ATGTATACGGAATCTGTCCATTATGTTATCAAGAAACGACGGACGGTAGGTGTTCTAGCTGTAATGTTGGCCATTGTCCGGTGGCGTCGTCGACGTAGACATTACAGTCTTAGAATGTCTCGAAGAAAGTATGGGCCATTGGTTGAtagagatctggagaggcaaaaaaagttGAATGACCTGTACAATTCAACCGATAAAAATTGCATCAGTCAACTCCGGACGACGGGGTCGCTGCGCAGTGGGTTTGATGATGTGAACAAACAAGTAATGCTCTCCCAATCTACTCTAGATGGCTTATCG TTCTACGACAAGTTGAAGGAATTATTTAGTGGCTCGTCGGCAGATGGCTCTTTTATGCAAGACCCTTTCTCTGCAGCTGAAACTGACAATGATGATAAGGTaaaagatgacatgatgaatgATATGTCCACCTTTGATGAAGCCAAGGGTCCAACAGGTCATGACTCGGATAAATTAGATACAGATAGTGATGATTGTGAAGCGGTGGCTGCTCTTGCTGCAACTGATAGTCAAGTTTCCTCGTCCAATGTTGCGGCTCTAAAGCCTAACAAGAAAAGTTTCAAAAAAAGTGCAAAGCCAAATACTCTGCCACCACCACAAAATGATAAAGCTAAAAGGTCAAAGCCAAGATCATCTCAAGCATCACAAGATGACACTAATATGGATGTGCTGCTCACAAGTACTTTGATAGGCATACGAGAAACTCTTGCAAGTCCAGTACAGACTGTAGCCCCAAAGGACCCAAATGCTCCTTTATGGGACATGCTCAAGAAGATTCCGTTGCCACCTGATGAGAGGATGTCGGTCGGGATGCATCTATGCAAGCCAGAATTTGCAGTCCATCGAGGTTTTCTTGTCAGCATGGGTCAAGAATACCTGGAGCATTGGGTGTATACATACTTATCTGACAATTATCCTGCTGGCAAACGTGTCGGCGATGATCTTGTTGGTAACCTTGGAAACAAAGATCCTGCTAGTAACCTTGGCGATGATCCTGCTGTTAACTCTAGCCCTTTCTGA
- the LOC119354708 gene encoding uncharacterized protein LOC119354708 isoform X1, with protein MYTESVHYVIKKRRTVGVLAVMLAIVRWRRRRRHYSLRMSRRKYGPLVDRDLERQKKLNDLYNSTDKNCISQLRTTGSLRSGFDDVNKQVMLSQSTLDGLSANDRGILSKPIQFYDKLKELFSGSSADGSFMQDPFSAAETDNDDKVKDDMMNDMSTFDEAKGPTGHDSDKLDTDSDDCEAVAALAATDSQVSSSNVAALKPNKKSFKKSAKPNTLPPPQNDKAKRSKPRSSQASQDDTNMDVLLTSTLIGIRETLASPVQTVAPKDPNAPLWDMLKKIPLPPDERMSVGMHLCKPEFAVHRGFLVSMGQEYLEHWVYTYLSDNYPAGKRVGDDLVGNLGNKDPASNLGDDPAVNSSPF; from the exons ATGTATACGGAATCTGTCCATTATGTTATCAAGAAACGACGGACGGTAGGTGTTCTAGCTGTAATGTTGGCCATTGTCCGGTGGCGTCGTCGACGTAGACATTACAGTCTTAGAATGTCTCGAAGAAAGTATGGGCCATTGGTTGAtagagatctggagaggcaaaaaaagttGAATGACCTGTACAATTCAACCGATAAAAATTGCATCAGTCAACTCCGGACGACGGGGTCGCTGCGCAGTGGGTTTGATGATGTGAACAAACAAGTAATGCTCTCCCAATCTACTCTAGATGGCTTATCG GCCAATGATCGTGGAATTCTCTCTAAACCGATTCAGTTCTACGACAAGTTGAAGGAATTATTTAGTGGCTCGTCGGCAGATGGCTCTTTTATGCAAGACCCTTTCTCTGCAGCTGAAACTGACAATGATGATAAGGTaaaagatgacatgatgaatgATATGTCCACCTTTGATGAAGCCAAGGGTCCAACAGGTCATGACTCGGATAAATTAGATACAGATAGTGATGATTGTGAAGCGGTGGCTGCTCTTGCTGCAACTGATAGTCAAGTTTCCTCGTCCAATGTTGCGGCTCTAAAGCCTAACAAGAAAAGTTTCAAAAAAAGTGCAAAGCCAAATACTCTGCCACCACCACAAAATGATAAAGCTAAAAGGTCAAAGCCAAGATCATCTCAAGCATCACAAGATGACACTAATATGGATGTGCTGCTCACAAGTACTTTGATAGGCATACGAGAAACTCTTGCAAGTCCAGTACAGACTGTAGCCCCAAAGGACCCAAATGCTCCTTTATGGGACATGCTCAAGAAGATTCCGTTGCCACCTGATGAGAGGATGTCGGTCGGGATGCATCTATGCAAGCCAGAATTTGCAGTCCATCGAGGTTTTCTTGTCAGCATGGGTCAAGAATACCTGGAGCATTGGGTGTATACATACTTATCTGACAATTATCCTGCTGGCAAACGTGTCGGCGATGATCTTGTTGGTAACCTTGGAAACAAAGATCCTGCTAGTAACCTTGGCGATGATCCTGCTGTTAACTCTAGCCCTTTCTGA